From a single Prosthecobacter algae genomic region:
- a CDS encoding prolyl oligopeptidase family serine peptidase, whose translation MNAPTRLAFTLLLLLSVTLHAREWTATDGRKLQADFVSATATEVTLKRLPDGQTLTFPQSRLSAADQAFIKEQVAKPALAAKPVEGPFAALMTGEWALSEYKGLPFAIYGAKDLNAAQAYPLILALHGKSPNNENGKQVGGWMKGFAKEDRYTKNPCIIVAPLCYQPYGATGGGWSDKPGSQALDLVKELIKNLPVDKDRVYCTGYSMGGFGTCHLINQEPKLFAAGVAVAGCTGPDTAGTFKKVPLWLFHAVDDATVKVEGSRALADALKRDKDCKYTEYPDGGHGIVGKAFEEAELHTWLFAKGVKK comes from the coding sequence ATGAACGCTCCTACCCGACTTGCTTTCACTCTCCTTCTATTGCTCTCCGTCACCCTGCATGCCCGTGAATGGACTGCCACCGATGGGCGTAAGCTCCAGGCGGATTTCGTTTCCGCCACGGCCACAGAGGTGACGCTGAAGAGGCTGCCAGATGGGCAGACACTGACCTTTCCGCAAAGCCGTCTCTCGGCGGCGGACCAGGCTTTCATCAAGGAGCAGGTGGCCAAACCCGCTCTGGCGGCGAAGCCGGTGGAAGGCCCGTTCGCAGCCCTGATGACGGGCGAGTGGGCCCTGTCCGAGTACAAGGGGCTGCCCTTTGCCATCTACGGGGCCAAGGACCTGAACGCCGCACAGGCCTACCCCCTCATCCTGGCCCTGCATGGCAAGTCGCCTAACAATGAGAATGGTAAGCAGGTGGGCGGCTGGATGAAGGGTTTTGCCAAGGAAGATCGCTACACCAAGAACCCTTGCATCATCGTCGCTCCGCTCTGCTACCAGCCCTATGGGGCCACCGGTGGCGGCTGGAGCGACAAACCCGGCAGTCAGGCCCTGGATCTCGTCAAAGAACTGATCAAGAACCTGCCAGTGGACAAGGACCGCGTTTACTGCACGGGCTACTCCATGGGCGGCTTTGGCACCTGCCACCTGATCAACCAGGAGCCCAAGCTCTTTGCCGCCGGAGTCGCCGTCGCCGGTTGTACAGGTCCAGACACTGCTGGCACCTTCAAGAAAGTCCCCCTCTGGCTCTTCCACGCCGTGGATGACGCCACCGTCAAAGTGGAGGGCTCCCGCGCCCTCGCCGACGCATTGAAGCGCGACAAAGACTGCAAATACACGGAGTATCCCGATGGCGGCCACGGCATCGTCGGCAAGGCCTTTGAAGAGGCCGAACTGCACACATGGCTCTTTGCCAAAGGCGTGAAGAAGTAA
- a CDS encoding PH domain-containing protein: protein MKTKFSHSPLIHLLALGLTVFFGWMAYRSSVDHFVRGGFPLRVVMVGGCGLLSLLVLGLYLRSGINRFVVEEDGLRIRRLGHSTFHPWSEIRRIQLNQPLHYLVIHGPDRALAFTSTDYFPRIMDFVRAIHQRSRCELSPLLAETLASQPMRTETQIVMASPDISR, encoded by the coding sequence ATGAAAACCAAGTTCAGTCACTCTCCGCTCATCCATCTTCTTGCCCTGGGACTCACCGTCTTTTTTGGCTGGATGGCCTATCGTTCTTCAGTCGATCATTTCGTCCGTGGCGGGTTCCCACTGCGTGTCGTCATGGTGGGTGGTTGCGGCCTGCTTTCGCTGCTGGTGCTAGGGCTGTATCTTCGCAGCGGCATCAATCGGTTTGTCGTGGAAGAAGACGGCCTGCGCATCCGTCGCCTGGGTCACAGCACCTTTCACCCTTGGTCAGAGATCCGTCGGATCCAGCTCAACCAGCCGCTACATTACCTCGTCATTCACGGCCCAGATCGCGCACTGGCCTTCACCTCCACCGATTACTTCCCCCGCATCATGGATTTCGTTCGTGCCATTCATCAGCGCAGCCGTTGCGAACTGTCTCCGCTGCTGGCAGAAACCCTGGCCAGCCAACCCATGAGAACGGAAACCCAAATCGTGATGGCCAGCCCAGACATTTCTCGTTAG
- the pdxH gene encoding pyridoxamine 5'-phosphate oxidase, with translation MLDFPPTNLRDLRVSYDLDSLTEETAPADPHILFNLWLQDALAHALPEPNAMTLSTIGSDGGPNSRTVLLKGLDERGFHFFTNYDSRKGRDIAANPQAALTFLWTQRHHQVSVRGTITKLPREDAESYFNSRPVGHQIGAWVSDQSAVIPGREWLHEREAELAVRFGTGPIPCPPNWGGYTLLASEIEFWQGRVSRLHDRLRYTRQEGGWKMERLSP, from the coding sequence ATGCTCGACTTCCCACCCACCAACCTGCGCGACCTCCGCGTGAGCTATGACCTGGACAGCCTCACGGAGGAAACGGCTCCGGCGGACCCGCACATACTTTTCAACCTCTGGCTGCAGGATGCCCTGGCCCATGCGCTGCCGGAGCCGAATGCGATGACGCTTTCCACCATTGGCAGCGATGGCGGGCCGAACAGCCGCACGGTGCTGCTGAAGGGGCTGGATGAGCGCGGCTTTCATTTCTTCACGAACTACGACAGTCGCAAGGGTCGTGACATCGCCGCGAATCCCCAGGCGGCGCTGACCTTTCTGTGGACGCAGCGGCATCACCAGGTGAGCGTGCGCGGCACGATCACCAAGCTGCCCCGCGAGGATGCGGAGAGTTACTTCAACAGCCGTCCCGTTGGCCACCAGATCGGTGCCTGGGTCTCGGATCAAAGCGCGGTGATTCCCGGACGTGAATGGCTGCATGAGCGCGAAGCCGAACTGGCGGTCCGCTTTGGCACCGGCCCCATCCCCTGCCCGCCGAACTGGGGCGGCTACACCCTGTTGGCCTCTGAGATTGAATTTTGGCAGGGTCGCGTGAGCCGACTGCATGACCGCCTGCGTTACACGCGCCAGGAAGGTGGCTGGAAAATGGAACGCCTGAGCCCGTGA
- the hpt gene encoding hypoxanthine phosphoribosyltransferase → MSALTGVLRDLNRVLLSAESIRTRVTEMAQEIQRDYTGQVITVVVLMDGALFFVADLLRQIDLPMRIVTLGASSYHGGTESTGQVKINWPAGVEFGGQDILLLDDILDTGLTLRALRERLLSENPASLRTAVLLDKKRPRENDVPLNYCGFEIEDEFVVGYGMDYQGRFRNLPCIGILKP, encoded by the coding sequence ATGTCTGCCCTAACCGGAGTTTTAAGAGATCTAAACCGCGTGCTGCTCAGCGCGGAATCCATCCGCACCCGCGTCACCGAAATGGCGCAAGAGATCCAGCGCGACTACACCGGTCAGGTGATCACCGTGGTGGTGCTGATGGACGGCGCGCTGTTCTTCGTCGCGGATCTGCTACGTCAGATTGACCTGCCAATGCGCATCGTCACCCTCGGTGCCAGCAGCTACCACGGCGGTACCGAATCCACCGGGCAGGTGAAGATCAATTGGCCTGCGGGCGTCGAGTTCGGCGGCCAGGACATTTTGCTCCTCGATGACATTCTGGATACCGGGCTCACCCTCAGGGCCCTGCGCGAACGCCTGTTGAGCGAAAATCCAGCCTCCCTGCGAACCGCCGTCCTGCTGGATAAGAAACGCCCTCGTGAGAATGACGTGCCCCTGAACTACTGTGGCTTTGAGATCGAGGACGAATTTGTCGTCGGCTACGGCATGGACTATCAGGGCCGTTTCCGCAACCTGCCGTGCATCGGCATCCTAAAACCATGA
- a CDS encoding MoaD/ThiS family protein, whose product MITRVLFFSVLRDITGSEEINWQMPEGATVADLLENLYRRWPKLGEWDASLLVAVNQTYVKRTELLHPQCEVALMPPVQGG is encoded by the coding sequence ATGATTACACGCGTGCTTTTCTTCTCCGTCCTTCGGGACATCACCGGCAGCGAAGAGATCAACTGGCAGATGCCCGAGGGTGCCACCGTGGCAGATCTGCTGGAAAACCTCTATCGCCGCTGGCCCAAGCTGGGAGAGTGGGATGCCAGCCTGCTGGTGGCCGTGAACCAAACTTATGTGAAAAGGACCGAACTTTTGCACCCTCAATGTGAGGTGGCCCTGATGCCACCTGTTCAAGGAGGCTGA
- a CDS encoding class I SAM-dependent methyltransferase produces the protein MKDIVDNRRHISLGKKMSLAWLIVKENGLIWCAAFATYYLASAVGARAFKLMDHIRRRDGVPGMNSRALNKAIWEAWDWQAGGEEWTPNEAWKTGIIEHVLRGYMPQGGQVLEIGPGGGRWTGELIQRSDGLLGVDISASCVEVCSEKFASTGKAKFMVGSGNDLSGVPDRSMDALWSFDVFVHINQAEVERYADEFRRVFKPGAVGIIHHGSVGGGLGGWRSNLTHEAMLDLLKKRGFEIVASFKEFTHAGVTHQTGLYEDVVTVFRQPA, from the coding sequence ATGAAGGACATCGTCGATAACCGCCGCCACATCTCGTTAGGAAAAAAAATGAGCCTCGCCTGGCTCATCGTCAAGGAGAACGGCCTCATCTGGTGCGCCGCCTTTGCCACCTACTATCTCGCCAGCGCTGTGGGGGCCCGTGCCTTCAAGCTCATGGATCACATCCGCCGCCGTGATGGCGTGCCCGGAATGAACAGCCGCGCGCTTAACAAAGCCATCTGGGAAGCCTGGGACTGGCAGGCTGGCGGCGAAGAATGGACACCGAACGAGGCCTGGAAGACGGGCATCATTGAGCACGTGCTTCGCGGCTACATGCCCCAGGGCGGACAGGTGCTGGAGATCGGCCCTGGCGGTGGCCGCTGGACGGGTGAACTCATCCAGCGTTCCGATGGCCTGCTGGGCGTGGACATCTCCGCCTCATGCGTGGAAGTCTGCTCGGAAAAATTTGCCAGCACGGGCAAGGCCAAGTTCATGGTCGGCTCCGGCAACGACCTTTCCGGCGTGCCGGACCGCAGCATGGATGCGCTCTGGAGCTTTGACGTCTTCGTCCACATCAACCAGGCCGAGGTGGAACGCTATGCGGACGAGTTTCGCCGGGTGTTCAAGCCTGGGGCCGTGGGCATCATCCATCACGGCAGCGTGGGCGGTGGCCTGGGCGGCTGGCGCAGCAACCTCACCCATGAGGCCATGCTGGACCTGCTGAAGAAGCGTGGCTTTGAGATCGTGGCCTCCTTCAAGGAGTTCACCCACGCAGGCGTGACCCACCAGACCGGCCTCTATGAAGACGTGGTGACCGTCTTCCGCCAGCCAGCATGA